A stretch of Gemmatirosa kalamazoonensis DNA encodes these proteins:
- a CDS encoding helix-turn-helix domain-containing protein, whose amino-acid sequence MIRFRLREVREQRELTQLELAERVGVRQATISDLETGRAKTLRLTLLDALCNALQAEPAELIEYDPPKRRKSA is encoded by the coding sequence GTGATTCGATTCCGCCTCAGGGAAGTTCGTGAGCAGCGCGAGCTTACGCAGCTCGAGCTCGCGGAGCGCGTCGGTGTCCGTCAGGCAACGATTAGCGACCTGGAGACCGGCCGCGCGAAGACGCTGCGGCTGACCCTCCTGGATGCGCTGTGCAACGCGCTGCAGGCAGAGCCGGCGGAGCTGATCGAGTACGACCCTCCGAAGCGCCGGAAGAGCGCGTGA
- a CDS encoding tyrosine-type recombinase/integrase, giving the protein MPTLARPLTKRTIDATAPQPSRDVFLWDGGDGAVKGFGLRVRPSGRKTFVFQYDDVGGRTRRLTLGEFGPMTVDQARAAARDAYAAAVAARRDPAVRDPATRAKAAKVEARAERLAPTVRDLATRYLEDRARKGKRARTIAQFTDIVERLIAPKLGARKLQDVTRRDVAQLHHELGDRPYMANRVLTVLHAMFAYAEREELRPAHTNPAAHIERYPERSRARGVPDAQYAAIGTALRRAAADGLRLPPELRAPSQRPAVAKRAAREAAGLKVRPVRPTPWDPRLVALFRFLALSGWRESEARALRWADVDLARGVATLQETKSGKSVRPLGAAAIAVLRGLEADAGSPYVFPGARPVTPARPARPRSRPGTEWAIVRHAAGLGMAKDGALTLHGLRHGFTTVARGLGYGDHVIAVLIGHTVGSTMTSRYGAVPDVLVRKAADDVAREIAALLDADLTPAKVLPITRREA; this is encoded by the coding sequence ATGCCGACGCTCGCGCGCCCGCTGACGAAGCGCACCATCGACGCGACGGCCCCGCAGCCGTCGCGCGACGTGTTCCTGTGGGACGGCGGCGACGGCGCCGTGAAGGGCTTCGGCCTCCGCGTGCGGCCGAGCGGGCGGAAGACGTTCGTCTTCCAGTACGACGACGTCGGCGGCCGCACGCGGCGCCTCACGCTCGGCGAGTTCGGGCCGATGACGGTTGACCAGGCGCGCGCGGCCGCGCGCGACGCGTACGCCGCCGCGGTGGCGGCGCGGCGCGATCCGGCCGTGCGCGATCCCGCCACGCGCGCGAAGGCGGCGAAGGTGGAGGCGCGCGCCGAGCGGCTCGCGCCGACGGTGCGCGACCTCGCGACACGCTACCTCGAGGACCGCGCGCGGAAGGGGAAGCGTGCGCGCACGATCGCGCAGTTCACCGACATCGTCGAGCGGCTCATCGCGCCCAAGCTCGGCGCGCGGAAGCTGCAGGACGTCACGCGCCGCGACGTCGCGCAGCTGCACCACGAGCTCGGCGACCGGCCGTACATGGCGAACCGCGTGCTGACGGTGCTGCATGCGATGTTCGCGTACGCCGAGCGCGAGGAGCTCCGGCCGGCGCACACGAACCCCGCGGCGCACATCGAGCGGTACCCGGAGCGCTCGCGCGCGCGCGGCGTGCCCGACGCGCAGTACGCCGCGATCGGCACCGCGCTGCGGCGCGCGGCCGCGGACGGGCTGCGCCTGCCGCCGGAGCTGCGCGCGCCGAGCCAGCGGCCGGCGGTGGCGAAGCGCGCGGCGCGCGAGGCCGCGGGGCTGAAGGTGCGCCCGGTCCGCCCGACGCCGTGGGATCCGCGGCTCGTCGCGCTGTTCCGCTTCCTCGCGCTCTCAGGCTGGCGCGAGAGCGAGGCGCGCGCGCTGCGCTGGGCCGACGTCGACCTCGCGCGCGGCGTGGCCACGCTCCAGGAGACGAAGTCGGGAAAGAGCGTGCGCCCGTTAGGCGCGGCGGCGATCGCGGTGCTGCGCGGCCTCGAGGCCGACGCGGGCTCGCCGTACGTGTTCCCCGGCGCGCGGCCCGTCACGCCCGCCAGGCCCGCCAGGCCGCGCAGCCGCCCCGGGACCGAGTGGGCGATCGTGCGCCACGCGGCGGGCCTCGGCATGGCGAAGGACGGCGCGCTGACGCTCCACGGCCTGCGCCACGGCTTCACGACCGTCGCGCGAGGCCTCGGGTACGGCGACCACGTGATCGCGGTGCTGATCGGCCACACCGTCGGCAGCACGATGACCAGCCGCTACGGCGCGGTCCCAGACGTGCTGGTGCGGAAGGCGGCCGACGACGTCGCGCGCGAGATCGCAGCGCTGCTCGACGCGGACCTGACGCCGGCGAAGGTGCTGCCGATCACGCGGCGCGAGGCCTAA
- a CDS encoding LuxR C-terminal-related transcriptional regulator, whose amino-acid sequence MPTRAVVELRRPLTPAQTRVLELLVEAPGYKIIADTLGCSKRTVREHIAAIAATLPEDFAPSGQPKERATLYAMRVWALEQIARARAARRGRRRQHVKKSPAESSNLYRASRLVPLSRGPP is encoded by the coding sequence ATGCCGACGCGCGCCGTCGTGGAGCTGCGACGGCCGCTCACGCCGGCGCAGACACGCGTCCTCGAGCTGCTCGTGGAGGCGCCCGGGTACAAGATCATCGCGGACACGCTCGGCTGCTCGAAGCGGACGGTGCGCGAGCACATCGCCGCGATCGCCGCCACGCTCCCCGAGGACTTCGCGCCCAGCGGCCAACCGAAAGAGCGGGCCACGCTGTACGCGATGCGCGTCTGGGCGCTCGAGCAGATCGCGCGCGCGCGCGCAGCTCGTCGAGGGCGCCGACGGCAACACGTGAAGAAATCTCCGGCCGAATCGTCGAATCTCTATAGGGCGAGCAGGCTAGTGCCGCTCAGCCGAGGCCCGCCCTAG
- a CDS encoding primase-helicase family protein, translating into MTARHRPPLLVEGERAARDIGRMNGRAGVRTIRPVDPLITEFNATHAVVLVGGEPAVLCEEAGRDGRPTVRLLSVRAFREWLRPRRADVDRWLASRDRREYPRGVVFEPDAEIAGAFNLWRGFAVEPDPAPHPEERCARFLEHLYENICQSDERLFEWVVGWLAQIVQSPRTKLGTSLFLRGKQGTGKTKVGEAMRRLLGRHYMLVSDPRYVVGRFNAHLESLLLLHADEAFFAGDPTAVGRLKDLVTGHEQVVERKGREPVVVSNYVRLLGTADSVWVVPANERERRFAVIDVGDAHERDFPYFAAIDRELDAGGASALLAYLLAYDLSALQLRQIPETPALIDQKVRSLAPEAAWWLDVLKRGELPASRFRDGRTCEVSRLVDDYIEHAQRRGTPRRASEVVLGGFLSKQVPGVERVRRTAPDGTRPWAYVFPSLAECRQTAPATFRGWNDPAADWKPADG; encoded by the coding sequence GTGACTGCGCGGCACCGGCCGCCCCTGCTCGTCGAAGGCGAGCGCGCCGCACGAGACATCGGGCGGATGAATGGTCGGGCGGGAGTGCGCACGATTCGACCGGTTGATCCGCTGATCACGGAGTTCAATGCGACGCACGCCGTGGTGCTCGTCGGTGGGGAACCTGCCGTGCTGTGCGAAGAGGCTGGCCGCGACGGGCGCCCAACGGTGCGGCTGCTGTCGGTGCGAGCCTTCCGCGAGTGGTTGCGCCCTCGAAGGGCCGACGTCGATCGGTGGCTCGCGTCGCGTGACCGGCGCGAGTATCCGCGCGGGGTGGTCTTCGAGCCGGACGCCGAGATCGCGGGTGCGTTCAACCTGTGGCGTGGCTTCGCGGTCGAACCCGACCCCGCTCCGCACCCGGAGGAACGGTGTGCGCGGTTCCTGGAACACCTGTATGAGAACATCTGCCAGAGCGACGAGCGCCTCTTCGAGTGGGTCGTCGGCTGGCTCGCGCAGATCGTCCAGTCACCACGCACGAAGCTCGGCACGTCGCTGTTTCTTCGCGGGAAGCAGGGCACCGGCAAGACCAAGGTCGGTGAGGCGATGCGGCGGTTGCTCGGTCGGCACTACATGCTCGTGAGTGACCCGCGCTACGTGGTCGGGCGGTTCAACGCCCACCTGGAGAGTCTGCTGCTGCTGCACGCGGACGAGGCATTCTTCGCCGGCGATCCGACGGCCGTGGGGCGCCTCAAGGATCTGGTCACGGGCCACGAGCAGGTTGTGGAGCGCAAGGGCCGTGAACCGGTCGTGGTGAGCAACTACGTCCGGCTGTTAGGCACCGCCGACAGCGTCTGGGTCGTACCGGCGAACGAGCGGGAGAGGCGATTTGCCGTGATCGACGTCGGCGACGCGCACGAGCGGGACTTCCCGTACTTCGCCGCGATCGACCGGGAGCTCGACGCGGGCGGCGCGTCCGCGCTGCTCGCGTATCTGCTCGCGTACGACCTGTCCGCGCTGCAGCTGCGGCAGATCCCCGAGACGCCCGCGCTGATCGACCAGAAGGTGCGAAGCCTCGCGCCGGAAGCCGCATGGTGGCTCGACGTGTTGAAGCGCGGCGAGCTGCCGGCGAGCAGGTTTCGGGACGGACGTACGTGCGAGGTATCGCGCCTGGTAGACGATTACATCGAGCACGCACAGCGCCGCGGCACGCCGCGGCGCGCGTCGGAGGTCGTGCTGGGTGGCTTTCTCAGTAAGCAGGTGCCGGGCGTGGAGCGCGTGCGCCGCACCGCGCCGGACGGCACCCGCCCGTGGGCGTACGTCTTCCCCTCGCTCGCCGAGTGCCGTCAGACCGCGCCGGCGACGTTCCGAGGGTGGAACGATCCTGCCGCGGACTGGAAACCGGCCGATGGCTGA
- a CDS encoding helix-turn-helix transcriptional regulator → MPERSDSNKPPAAAAPYTPAVLLTEIDLAQLLGVKPATLRDWRVDGRGPVFVQLGRRVRYRPADVDRWLDEQTRRSTSDPGPRRRRSA, encoded by the coding sequence ATGCCGGAACGCTCCGATTCGAACAAGCCGCCGGCAGCCGCGGCGCCCTACACCCCGGCGGTGCTGCTCACCGAGATCGATCTCGCGCAGCTGCTCGGTGTGAAGCCGGCCACGCTTCGCGACTGGCGCGTCGACGGCCGCGGGCCCGTGTTCGTGCAGCTCGGCCGACGCGTGCGGTATCGGCCGGCCGACGTCGACCGATGGCTCGACGAGCAGACGCGCCGCTCGACGTCGGACCCTGGGCCCCGTCGACGTCGGAGCGCCTGA